In the Gemmatimonadota bacterium genome, GGCTTCAATGGGGGCAGAGATTGGCAGAGGCCCCATTTGAGAGATGATTTGTGTGGAGCCGATGTATTGGGTGGGACGACTGCTATCGTCTGTGCCATCGGCGTTGATGGGAATCAGGCGTCGAATTGTGGCGACGCGCAAATCGGTGATGGATTCTTCTCGATAGAGGTTTTGTTGATCAACCTGAATCTGATCGAGTGGCAACTGGTCGGCCATGAGATTCTCCAAATAAAAGGTTACAGGTCGCGCCCCTGAGGGGCAAAATGAATGTTGGCGTAAATATAGGGCAAGTTGTGCGAATACGCACTTTTATTTTACTCTGTTAAGCCCGTTGAGCGCGGCAACGCGATAGGCTTCGGCCATTGTGGGATAGTTGAAGGTGGTGTTGATGAAGTACATGAGTGTATTAGCTTCACCTTCTTGTGCCATAATGGCTTGCCCAATGTGGATGATTTCAGATGCCTGAGAACCAAAACAGTGGATGCCCAAAATTTCAAGGGTTTCGCGATTGAAGATAATTTTGAGCATGCCGGTGAGTCTTCCCGTTAGCTGTGCCCGCGCGATATGGCGGAAGTAGGCGTGGCCCACTTCGTAGGGGACTTTTTGGGCTGTCAGTTCTTTTTCGGTAAATCCGATGGAGCTGATTTCGGGAATGGTGTAAATCCCCGTGGGAATGTCTTCCACGAGGTGTTGTTCGCATTCGCCAAAGATGAGATGGGTGGCGGCAAATCGCCCTTGATCGTAAGCCGCACTCGCCAGACTGGGAAATCCAACGACATCGCCAACGGCGTAAATATGGGGTTGGGCGAGTGTTTGGTACGCGTCGTTGATGAGAATAGAGCCGCGTTCATCGGTTTCGATTCCGATATTTTCCAATCCCATGTTGTCCGAGTTTCCCGTGCGGCCTTCCGCCCAGAGGAGGATATCGCTGACAATTTGTTTGTTGGATTTCAGGAATACGCGCACTTCTTTGTCATTGGCTTCAACGCGGTCGTATTCTTCGTTGTGGCGAATGCGTACCCCGTTTTGGCTGAGATGATAACTGAGGGCGTCGATAATTTCATCGTCGAGATAGGAGAGCAACTGGCTACGGCTGTTGATGAGATTGACTTTTATGCGCAGGCCGCGGAAGATGGATGCGTATTCGCATCCGATTACTCCTGCGCCGTAAATGGTGATAATGCGCGGCGTTTCTTTGAGGCTCAGAATGGAGTCGCTATCGCAAATCCGAGGATGGGAAAAGGCGATGTCGGGCGGTTGATAGGGACGAGATCCCGTGGCGATGATAAATCCCCGAGCGGTGTAGCGCTCAGTTCCCCCGTTGAGCAATGCGACTTCGACGGTGTGTTCATCGACAAAAGATGCGCGGCCCAGGATAATATCGACATCATTGCGTTCGTAATAGCCCGTGCGAAGGTCA is a window encoding:
- the sthA gene encoding Si-specific NAD(P)(+) transhydrogenase — encoded protein: MTCDYDIIVIGTGPGGEGAAMKSAKEGKRVAVIDNYKNVGGNSTHRATIPSKALRQYVQQIIDTSVHSTTSFPDLLDRAAGLIGDQVDLRTGYYERNDVDIILGRASFVDEHTVEVALLNGGTERYTARGFIIATGSRPYQPPDIAFSHPRICDSDSILSLKETPRIITIYGAGVIGCEYASIFRGLRIKVNLINSRSQLLSYLDDEIIDALSYHLSQNGVRIRHNEEYDRVEANDKEVRVFLKSNKQIVSDILLWAEGRTGNSDNMGLENIGIETDERGSILINDAYQTLAQPHIYAVGDVVGFPSLASAAYDQGRFAATHLIFGECEQHLVEDIPTGIYTIPEISSIGFTEKELTAQKVPYEVGHAYFRHIARAQLTGRLTGMLKIIFNRETLEILGIHCFGSQASEIIHIGQAIMAQEGEANTLMYFINTTFNYPTMAEAYRVAALNGLNRVK